The Marinomonas maritima genome segment TTGCTCAATGTAGTTATGTAGGCCTTTTGTCGCTTGATGATTGATTTGATCGATCAAGTCACGGGCTTGTTCTGGGCGACAAGAGCTCATTTCTAGTAAGCGGTTACGGCCTTCTTCCATTTGTTTAAGCAGCGCTTCGTGGTAGATGTGCGCTTCTTTTAATAAGTCGGTGTCGTCGTCTTGACCGTGTAAGTAGGCATGTAGGCTGTCACCAAAGGCTTCTTCGACTTTATCGCCAGCGCCAGTCGTACGGCAAAAAGCATTGAGCGCATGGTGATACCAGTTGAATAACCGTTCTTGTACGCTCTGCTTGATATAAGGCACATGGATTTGAACGTCGTTCAGTTGTCCTAGTCGGTCCAGACGACCAACACGTTGTTCTAATAAGTCTGGGTGCTCAGGCAGGTCATACATGACAATGTGATGGCTGAATTGGAAGTTTCGGCCTTCGCTGCCAATTTCAGAACACACCAAAATTTGAGCCCCATCGTCGTCCGCAAAATACGCAGCGGCTCGGTCTCGGTGAATCAATGGCATTTGTTCGTGGAAATCGGCGCTTTGGAAGCCAGCAAAGGTCAATTGATCGTTTAGCCACTGCGCCATATCAGGCGAATGACAAATAACGAGCACCTTGTCTGCTTGGCATTCAAGAAACTCTTTTAACCAATGCCAGCGAGGGTCTTTTTCCCATAAGCCATCGGCGACCTCTGTTTCTGGCTGTACATGACGGTTAGCCGATTCAAAGTACTCGTTGTTTTCCAACGGGTAAGAATGCAAATAGCGATCAGGGAAGCCGCCTACCGCTGCGCGGGTGTTACGGAACATTTCACGGCCTGTTCCGTGTCGGTCAATAAGCCAGCTGACGGCATCTTGCGCCGCTTGAGTGCGTTCTTTGTTGTTTTCTGCGGTGAGCGCGATAAACCAATCTTTGGCTTTGACTTCTTCAAGGTAAGACCCAAACGCATCCTCCCAATTAAGAGGGCTTGCTTGATTGTCGTCCTGTGTAAAGGGTAATAATAACTCGGCTAGTTCAGCGGCTTGTTTGAAAGCGTGTTGCTGTGCTTGGTAGCGCTCAAAATCGTGGTAATGATCGGCGTCTAATAATTGTAAGCGTGAGAAATGCTCACGTTCACCGGTTTGCTCAGGCGTTGCACTGAGCAGTAATAGGGATTCTGTTTTCGCGGCTAAGCGCGCGACTACTTGATAACCGATACTTGGCGTTTCTGGGTGCCAGGCGAGGTGATGCGCTTCGTCAACAATGACCATGTCCCATTCTGCTTCCAGCATGTGTTGAGTGGCATTTGGATGTTGGCTGGCCCAATCAATTGGAGAAATGACAAAAGGTTGTTGCTCGAATGGATTGTCGTCGCCTTCCGTGAAGTCTTCGTACACGGATTCATTGATCAGAGCGAAAGGTTGATGGAAGCGACGTAGCATTTCCACTAACCATTGATGCTGTAAGTTGGTTGGTGTGAGGATAAGTACGCGTTTGCACAGGCCATTTAACAGACGCTGATGCAAGATTAATCCCGCCTCTAAGGTTTTCCCCATACCGACTTCATCACACAAAAGTGCGCGCGCTTTAGGGCGATTCGCTATTTCGTGAGCAAGGTAAATCTGGTGAGGTAGAAGCTCAGCTTTTAGTCCCATTA includes the following:
- the rapA gene encoding RNA polymerase-associated protein RapA, whose amino-acid sequence is MYQTGQRWSSRNEPDLGVGMIVDKQNKSFTLHFPDAESDRQYSNDQTSLVRRTLTAGDQLHFQDETFTVLEVEEIDDLIEYRISDDDDWLEESLIQFPRNDKNELDSLLALSPARRMWFDLRRHTLEHQAANAASPVRGLMGLKAELLPHQIYLAHEIANRPKARALLCDEVGMGKTLEAGLILHQRLLNGLCKRVLILTPTNLQHQWLVEMLRRFHQPFALINESVYEDFTEGDDNPFEQQPFVISPIDWASQHPNATQHMLEAEWDMVIVDEAHHLAWHPETPSIGYQVVARLAAKTESLLLLSATPEQTGEREHFSRLQLLDADHYHDFERYQAQQHAFKQAAELAELLLPFTQDDNQASPLNWEDAFGSYLEEVKAKDWFIALTAENNKERTQAAQDAVSWLIDRHGTGREMFRNTRAAVGGFPDRYLHSYPLENNEYFESANRHVQPETEVADGLWEKDPRWHWLKEFLECQADKVLVICHSPDMAQWLNDQLTFAGFQSADFHEQMPLIHRDRAAAYFADDDGAQILVCSEIGSEGRNFQFSHHIVMYDLPEHPDLLEQRVGRLDRLGQLNDVQIHVPYIKQSVQERLFNWYHHALNAFCRTTGAGDKVEEAFGDSLHAYLHGQDDDTDLLKEAHIYHEALLKQMEEGRNRLLEMSSCRPEQARDLIDQINHQATKGLHNYIEQVTHAFNIYAECMDDDPEKAAWFLRPSTDMMLEALPGIEEEGKMLMLDRRQASQRENVAFATWEHPLITMLMDEVQGFDSGKLTSAILPIAALPEGTVLVESMFVIEATAHPRLKLTQSLPMTPMWQLSDSNGKFLHQQFTADKWAEKLKGVPNRVAEQWVAALRKNLIEVLQAHQLNAQDQARPIVQAAKSTYQHRCQSEIDRLIELKAFNNAIRDQDIELLENNMQEGLVRIDEHQIRLDAIRIILTTKPE